From Mustelus asterias chromosome 5, sMusAst1.hap1.1, whole genome shotgun sequence, a single genomic window includes:
- the LOC144494029 gene encoding putative G-protein coupled receptor 139 — MILAIIGVPVNVAAIVILSRGQCGLSTCTTRYLLAMAMADLLFIIFEIILRHINAYYFQRNFLSITPVCSVQAVLLRALLDCSVWFTVSFTFDRFVAICCQKLKTKYCTKKTASVVLGTIGILLFAKNIPIYFRFEPDRIIDNVPWSCENKRSYFSDPRWIGFRIFEKVLTPLIPFGLIILLNALTVKHIVVTSRLREALKGQNRVEKHSDPEMESRRKSMILLFTISSSFILLWLVYVLYFFDVDDYFDDYSSYIFDKVAYMLRNLSCCTNTFIYMATLSKFREQLKSAIKYPVTSIIKLCNKQK, encoded by the exons atgatcCTTGCCatcattggtgttcctg TTAACGTAGCTGCAATCGTGATACTGTCCCGTGGACAGTGTGGCCTATCCACCTGCACAACTCGCTACCTGCTGGCAATGGCAATGGCGGATCTACTGTTCATTATTTTTGAGATCATTCTCAGGCATATCAATGCCTATTATTTCCAGAGGAATTTCCTTTCGATCACACCTGTGTGTAGTGTTCAAGCTGTCCTGCTTCGCGCATTgcttgactgttctgtctggttcacagtttctttcacttttgatcgatttgtcgccatttgttgtcagaagctgaaaacaaaatattgcaccaAGAAAACTGCATCCGTGGTCCTAGGAACCATAGGCATTTTGCTCTTCGCAAAGAATATTCCCATCTACTTCAGATTTGAACCTGACAGGATAATCGACAATGTACCATGGAGCTGTGAAAATAAACGAAGCTATTTCAGCGACCCTCGGTGGATTGGGTTTAGAATTTTTGAAAAGGTCTTGACACCATTGATACCATTTGGCTTAATTATTTTACTTAATGCACTGACAGTCAAACATATTGTAGTGACCAGTCGACTGCGGGAGGCACTGAAGGGTCAGAACAGAGTGGAAAAGcatagtgacccagagatggagagtagaaggaagtctatgattttactcttcaccatatccagCAGTTTTATACTGCTGTGGTTGGTGTATGTGTTGTATTTTTTTGATGTTGATGATTACTTCGATGATTACTCTTCTTACATATTTGATAAAGTCGCATACATGCTGCGGAatttaagttgctgcacaaacacatttatttacatggCGACACTGTCCAAATTCAGAGAACAGTTGAAGAGTGCGATTAAATACCCTGTCACATCAATTATTAAATTAtgtaataaacaaaaataa